CAGCCTCCATGTAACAGCAGCAGACAGGATGGTGTCTGGGAGGCTGGGCACAAGGGGCGGATAGCTGTCTGTCCTTACCCTGCTTACTTCTCACTTCAAGGATCTTTGCCTTGAGGATTTGGTGGCGTTTGGGGCAGCGACTCTCCTGGCATGGTACTTGTTAGGAGATTTAGAAAGGTTCGGATCTCTTGAGAAGAGTTTATGTGGCCGCTGGTCTGGGCAGTGGCCAGCACCCTGATTCTGAGGCCCCCCAGGGCCTGAGTAGGGTCTTGACACCCAGAGTATGGTGTGTCCCTCTCCCACAGACTCATTGGCTACCCTGCCCAGCAGCAGGTGCTGGCTGCCTTTTGTCTCAACTCCTTTGTCTGAGCAGCACCCTGACCTTGGAAAGTTTCcatagaaacaaagaagcaagTGGACCTGGGTGGGGGCTGGTATCAGGTTTTCCCAGGCAGGACGGGGGTGGGGAGCAGTACTGGCTTCCATTACTTCCAGTTTATAAGTCACCCTGAATCTCGGTGGCTTCCTGACCTGTTGAGGGCCAGGTTAAAGGTAGGTGTCCCAGGAGGGCTGAGATTGCTGGTGGGAGTTTTGAAACTGTGTGACTACTGCCTGGCATTGCGGACAAAGGGAGGCACTTGTGGCGTTGGAGAGGGGCTTGCCCAGAGTGCACCAGGAGACAGTGGAACTTTGGCCTCACCCCACGGCCCTTGGCTCATCTTGAGTAGATGCTGTTCCTACCCTCATCCTCTGAACCTGGATGGGTAGCGTGACCCTTGCCCATCCTTGGGAGGTTTGCGTGATGGGAGAGTGGCTAACTAAGTCTTGAATCTTTGAAGGTGTCCTTGGATGGAGGCCTGATCAGAGCGCTGCCCTCGAGGGCCAGGGGTAGGGGGCTTCAGGGCCTGAGGAAGGGTCCACCAGGTGCATCTCTGCTGTGCACTCGGTGGGTGGACTCAACAGTTTAGGTTCTTAAATCTCATAGTCCTGGGGTGAGTCTGGGCTGCCCAGGCTGAACAACCAGCGCAAACCTAATTCAGTCACCTCTGTGAGTCATGTCTACATTGAAGTACATTGGTCCCAAGGGGACCAGAGAACCCAGGCGGTAGAGTGACTTCCCCTCAGCTGGACCTGGGTGCTTAATCCCTGAGTGGATTTATGTCCCTGGTTAAGAAATTTGAGACCGCACTCTGTAGGGGCTGCCATGACCTTGACACCCATGTTCTGAGCATCCTAATTGCTCTGCATCCCGCAGCCTTCCCTCTCTGTGATGCTCTCATTAGCCCTGATCCTTCTGCCCTTGGTAAAGATGGGTTACCTCTGGTACCCAGAATCTAGGTATCTCAGTAACCTCTGCTGGGACAGGCATCTTTCAGGTAGTTGTGGGGCAGGGATGTCTGTCTGGTACTCAAGagcttcctggcctctgtggagcCCCAAGTTTCTTTCTGGACATTTGTTTGGGCCTAACTGGCAGAGGTGTAGAGGCTCCAAGCTGGGTTACCAGGAGGAAGGATTTGACAGCATAGTCTCTTGCTTGCTCCAGCCTCCCTTGTAAGGCCCTCAGGTGACAGTGGCACAGCAGGCCCAGGGGAGCCCTAAGTGGCAATTCCCTCCAGTCAGGTCTTAAGTCCCTTTAACTGTCTTGTAGGACCTACCAAGGGGCTCACAGTGAGTACTTTAGGTCCCCAAGAGGCCAGTCATGCAGATGGCAGGTCCACTGTGGTGAAGGAGCCTTGATGTGTGGCCTTGCTATACCCACCAGCCTCTCAGCTTAGGGGAAGCGTTGCGTTGGCAGATGCTGATCGCTCCGAGGGATCAGTCTGCCTTTAGGTGCTCAGTGTCAAGTCCATCTGCCTCTGAAGTACCTTCCTCTTTGGAAGaggtacattttctttatgaaaagggggaactatttttatttctgctctcaCGAATCAGGAACCAGAGTTGATGGATGTGGGGTTGCTGTTCAGGCTGCTATTCACAGACTGGGTCACTGGTGTCCTCATTGGTGTGTGCGCCAGGCTTCCCATGAGCTCAGACTTGGCTTGGCTGATGTCCCTGTAGACATCAGGAGTGGCTCTGTGGGGCTGGTGTCTTCCTTGGGGTATCAGGACAGGCTTTCTGGAGGTGGTGTCCCCCAGGGTAAGAGGGCTGTTTGGAAGCTCCTGCCTTTTTTAGTTTTCCCAGCGAGGGCAGACTGCTCAGACTAGCCCCTCTTCACTGTATGTCCTGCTACCCCAGGACTGCCACTTTCTCACAGTGTGGTGGCCTTGATGGGCCTGGGTATGGCACCCTATCTTTTCTTAGCCTTTCTGAGGCTGTGTTTCCTGTGTCCTTGCTGCTCAGAACCAAACTGGGGTTCTCAGGGTCTGGCCTGGCCTCTGGGACTAAAGCCCCTGCAAGCCAAGGCCTTGCAGTCTTGGGAGGTTTATGGGAATTTGTCTCATTTTTGTCAGAGAGAAGCTTAGTGAATTCTGGAGGCTCGGCctgctccagcagctgctggcttCCAACCCCTCTGCAAGTCAGGTCAGACCAGGGTGCTGGCCTCTTAGAGGAGGTAGCTGGATTGGCTGATGCCAGTGCTGGGGCCCTTGGCTCCCTAGAGCACTACCCAGGGCAGGCTTGTCTATGGTCCCACCCGGCAAAGCCAGACTTGCTCTTCACCTCCATCTTGCTCCAGCCTTCTGTCCTCCACCCCGGGCCTCCTCTAGCTGTCTTAGTCTTCCGCTGGCTTCTACACACCTTGAGGGGGTGCCCCTCCCCTTTAGGCATCTTTAAAAGATGTCCTCTGCCCTGCCTGACCTGTGGAGGGGCCATTCATAGCTGTGAAGAGCTGGTTCAGAGTAGGTGTGCCCTGGTCTCTACTATCTGCTGAACACTGCGGTCACCTTGAGACCGAATACTTGGCAGCCCCCGTGTACTGTCTTCTCCCCAAATCCTAGGAACAGGTGTTCTCTGCACCCTCTTATAGGCAAGAAAGCTACTCTAGGAAGCCTGCTTTTCCTGCCTGCCCAGCTGGATGGCATAGCTCTTCCATTagttcccagcactgggcagtACCAGGTAAGGGGCTTGTGACTGCCCTGCCTTGATTGTACCCAGAGATAACAGCTttctgaggcaggaaggaggctttTCCTCATGAGGCCGCTGGGGTGGAATCTCCCAGATAGTGGAGGAGTGAGGCAGAGAAAGCCCCTGAGGGATGCCGGGACAGTATGGCTCTATCTGCTGTGGCCCTTCCCAGGCCCTGCCCGTGTTCTTTGACCCACGTGGGAGTACACTTTGGGTTGTAGCTCAGGGATCCTTCTTGCCTTGGCCATTCATTTTTCAGTGTACACAGTCTGGTAGGTGATAGCGTGGGCGTCGCTTGCCCACGTCTGGCTACGTGTTTCTTCTGTGAAGGTGCTGAGAAACTGACAAACACTTCCTTGCAAGGCTCATTTGAGCTTTGCAAACACACAGGCTCAGGCAGATACCAGGCAAATGCTTAAGGCGCTGTGTGAGGTTCGAGTTTGCACCTCAGGGTGCAGGAGTCCTGGGCAGGAATCCTCCACTCCCTACTGTGCCCTGGCTGCTGCACGGGGTAGCGTACCACTGCGGCTATGTTAAGGACTCCGCCATGCACCGtagattacttttattttctgtgatgaCACCGCACTAGGAAGAAGCTGTCCCTGGGGCCTCCTAAAAGACAACTCCTATTAAAGATGAGAGGAGTTACCAGCGCACCAGCAGCGTGGTGGGAGGTGCCGAGGAGGGCCCGAGGCTCTGGGCTCTTGCATGTTGGGTCCTTCTGAGGAGGACAGAATGGACCTGGGAGGCCTactgggatggggagaaggagctggggcatttggggatgtgggggaggggtggaccTGGTTGGATAACTTCTCATCCATGAATCTTTCACCTGGCCCAAACCCGGGTCTTCCTTTGGAAAAtggtgacaggcagagagaatggctcCACCAGGGTCACCGTGGTGTGAATTTACAGTGGTGATGTTCTTGGGTTCCTGTACCAGAGGTGTGGGGCAGGGCCCTGTAGCTCTCATGAGCTCAGATATGGTAGAAGCCCGAAACTTGGCTCGAGGATTTTGCAGGGGAGGGTGTTGCAGGGCAGTGGGGACAACTGTTCCAGGGTCTGGGGCTGCAGGGAAACCCACTCCAGGACAGAGACCCGACCTTTGGGATGTATCCCTGGAATACGGTCAGCTTGAAGAAAGCGGTGGAGGGTTAGGAATGGAGACTATGACATCAGGGCTCACCCAGGGCAGAGTGCAGTCCTGTGTGGACATGGACCATCTGCTACCTGTCCACTCAGAAAAATGGAGTTCAGGTGTTGCAGCTGTAAGAATTTCTGGCTGTTTTCTCAGAGCGATTACCTGTATGGCTGATACAGTCTGGGGCGGCCTGGTGTGGACAGACACAGGGACTCAGTGACTGGGTAacccctgcctctcctccccaggGCTGCCCAGAagctcagcctggcctccaaGCGCAAGAAGCATCACCCACCACCTGCGCCCACCACTCGTGGCACGTCTACCTACCCCACGGACTTCAGTGGCACGCTGCAGCTGTGGCCTCCCCCAGTGCCCCCCTGTCTGCTCAGGGCTGCCTCCAAGGCCAAGGAAAACCCCAGCAGCTTCGGAAAGGTAGATGCTACCTGAGGTCGGGTGGCCTGGGTGTGGGAGGCCAGGGCTATCTATTAACATGTAGGAGATAGAGGGCCCCGCCCCCTGCTCCAGTGCCACACTCGGACAGCTGATGGGGGAGCCTGAGCCCTGGAAGCAATGCTCCAAAGGGCACAGAGAGTGTGGAACTGGTGTGGGAGACGACGGGAAGAAGCTCGTCCCTCAGGTCCCAGGGGcatgttccaggatagccatgtGGTGGGCATCTGGGCCTAGGATGGGAGCTGACCTGCAGAGTCTCATTCTTGCTTCCTCCCCCTTGAATGCTGCCTAGAGGTGGAAGGGGTGGGACCCCTCagcttttctgagtcagggtATCCAGGCAGCTCAGCCAGATGGCTTCAGTTGGGGAAAGGGGTGTGGAGAGGGTGAGAGCCCTGTGTGGTGATGGGACAAGCTGGTTGGCTTCAGACCTTCTTCTAAGAGTTCTGATTGGATTCCTATGATTGGTACCCTGTTGAGGGAGAAGTCCCTGTACCCCAGACCCAGTGGGGTACCCTGTGGCAGGACTGTGCAGATGCTTGGGTGAAGAACCAGACTCTCACAACTATTGTGGGAAGGGGGTCCTGCCCTCCGGCACATACATTTTGCTGAGCCTCTGCCACTCCAAGGGTAATGTCCCTACCACACATCCTGAGAGTTATGGGGTCCCTTCTTGATTATGCCCAGCAACCATCCCTTGACTTGGCACCAGCCCTACCAGCTCATGCCCTGTACTAGTAGTCAGCATTGGCTAGCGGGAGTAGACTCCTGAATAGGGACCAGAAAGGAAGCTCTGTGTTTGCAAGTCTTCCTTCCAGAAGGGAGGCCTCCTTCTGTGGCAGagccagaggaaggaagagccctCTAGACAGGGCTGCCCAGACAGGCAGCTGCAGGCTAGTGGGAGGGTCTGGGGCTCCTTCAGGCCCAGCTGACTTCACTGTGCACCCTTTTAGCATTGCAGGCAGCCTTcctcgcctctgcctcctctcagaATGCTAATTGTGGCTGGAAGCCAGGCCTCCtggctcctcccttcccctgGGATGGAGACACACCCCATGGTTTCCTCAAGGCAGTCGGCTGGAGGTGGCCTCTGTTGGGGTGGAGTGTGGAAAAGAGACTAGCCTGGGGTTGAGTGCAGACAGCATGTGGCACGGGAGCCACATACATATTCGGTGTGGCCCGCAGGGCTGTGACAGCCCAGAGTGTCGTAGAGTAGGATCAGAACGTTGTTTCTCAGATCTGGATGGACTTCCGGTCGTGGGGACCTGCTCCCGGTCTCAGGCCGCTGCCTTGCAGTGGTGGGTTTCATTGGACAGCTTTACTGTCTGGGACCTGATGGACCATTCTGTGAAGGTCTGTGTGTATGCAGTTGTCCAGCTCCAGTGGACTGCGAACTGGGTGAAGGCAGCCTGCCTCTTTAAGGACAGTTGCAGACAGTTCTTAGAGACAGGTGACGCCAGCCTCTGTGCCCTATTCTTTTGGGAGAAGGGGTGTCTCTGACCCCCACAACCTGTGCCTGCCGGTCCTTGACTGCCCCCACCTTTTACACTGGCAGTATTTAGTAGATGAAGCTGGTGGTATcgggaggaaaaaggagggagatTGGACCCAGGCCTGCCTGACGAGCACTGGGCTCCTCTACCTGCCACAGCACCAGGATGGACAGTGCTTCCCACTGACCAGGCCGTCACTATTCTGGTTGTATAGGTACAGAGCTAGGCGAGACCTGGAGAAGAATGGCTGAGCCTAGGGCCAGCCTGTTCGCTGCCTGTCTGTCCACCTACCGTGGGGACAGTGTCTGCCATGGGGACCGATGGGATAAGGAGTAAAAACTCCATTTTGGACATTAAAGCTCAGAACGACAGTTGTTCTTTGCTGTCACTGTATTTTGGGGGCCTGCCAGGTCTCTGCTGACCCTGGACCACTCAGGGCTTTCCCTAGAGATGTCCTGGCCACCAGCCTGTTAACCAGCCCCTGTCCCCCGCACCTCTGTGCCCCTCCCCGGCTCCAGGTGTTATTAGCACTAATGTCATATCATCAGAAGTGCTTCCTGAAAGGCCTTTAATATTGCCACAGAAAAGAAGTTAGATCACATTCGGTGTCTGACATTAATGTGCTACTTAAGATAATTCATCATACCGTGGTATTAAAAAAGACATCTCTCTGGTGTTGGGTGCTGAGTggcgcccctccccctcctcagatTGGTCCACCTCTGGGGAGCTGGAAGCCCTGCTTTTATGTAAAAtatgcttcccctccccccagctccagCGGCTTTGTGATATCTGCACATTTGGGGGGTGAGGATGCTCTTGTCTCCTCAGAGACCCTGTCATTTCCCTGAGGTAATGACAGGTTCTTTAAAGCAGACAatggacggggggggggggggggcagtggggGGCAGGCTGGATGAGGTGCCCTGCTCAATCCCCTCCCTGCCTGGAGACTCGGGATTAGTATCTGCTCAAGAGGCCTCAGGAGACATCAGAGCCAAATCGTAGCTTCTCCAGGCCTCTCCTCCCCACTAGGCACTCTCTCATATCTCCAGAACCCATTTGGTTCCTGAAGTGGTGAGGAgttcacactgaaaaaaaaattgccaaaaatTACCTGGAAGTGCACATTTTCGTCTGCATTGCAGCAGCGTTTGGAAATGAAATCGTTTTGTTCCTGTCACCGGGGAATAAAAGAATCGATTCTCGCCTGATGGAGCCCAGGTTCTCAGTAGTACAATAGCCAAgtatttctctgctcctctctctccccagagggTGGGACACTCCACTCCACGGGAGGCTCTGCATATCAATGTGCCCCTTGTCCACCGGGAGTGAGCCTGTGGGGCTCATGTAGACTGCCCCCCTAAACCAATTTTGCAGCATTATGTATCTGTCACTTACGATTAAATCCTTGAGAAATATTGGTTCTGAAATGAGTCCCTGGTAATTTGATTTACACCAATGTGGAGCCACAGATTTCATTGGAGAGGGAAGGGCGTGTCCTCCAGCCAAGGGGAACCCTAACTCAGGGTGGCCTGCTTGTCTCccacctcccccaacctccctctctcctgtccaTTGCTGCGCCTGTGGGCGTATCCATTCTCCACACAGGTTCTGGGGTGCTGCAGCACAGCTTCCTTTGGCATCCTCATCTCTTCCATTTCGTTTTCATAGAGGGTCTTGGGGTCCGTTGTTCCAGATCCCCTGGACTCTGGCTGGCATGGTCACTAGGCACAATGGAATCTCCTGTTTCCGCCATGGCCCAGGCTGACTAGCCGATAGCAGAACCCCAGGAGCACAGGTCCATCCTTGCCCTTTCCTCTTCCACACACCTCCCTGATTTACCCAGATTGGGGCTTGTTAGGCAGGATTTCAGAATTCCTACTTCTCAGACTGGATTCTCGTCCCATGTAATTTCCTCCATGTTTCGCCCATCCTAGTTCTCCCTTTGGTGAGCTTCTCGGGCCTGGCTTCCTGAGCTGTTGCAGGGCAGCGGCGGCAAGCCTGGAGATTTCCCCACAGCGTCTTGGCCCTCTGAGGGAGAACTGCTTAGCGGGCCTAGACATTCCTGTCCCTGCTAACTGCCCTCTCCTTCCCAGCCTCGCCTGTCTCCCGCTTTGCAGAGACCGGCTATGCACCCTACCAACTCCACCCCACCCTGGGCTTCATTTTCCCTCTACCCTGCTGACCTCATATGGGATCTGCTCAGGCAGCATTCCTGTGGTGTGGGCGCCCATGTTGAGACCTGGTCTGCTGTCCTGACTCTTGCTTGGCTCTCCTGCCCTGTAATTAGTAACCAGCTGGGGGGAGGGCAGAGCTcagctgcctgcttctgccaacCCCCAGGTAAAGGTTATGCTGCGCATCTGGCCAGCACAAGGAGTCCAGCGCTCAGCTGAGTCTACATCCTACCTGAAGGTGGACCCTCGGAAGAAGCAGGTGACGCTCTATGACCCTGCTGCCGGGCCCCCAGGCTGTGCAGGCCTCCGCCACGCCCCCACAGCACCAGTCCCCAAGATGTTTGCTTTTGATGCCATCTTCCCCCAGGACTCAGAGCAGGTACAGTGGAGGGCTACTTCTGGGTGCATGTGATATGATAAAATCTGTTCCTCTGCAGAGTGGGAGCTTTGTTGCCTATCGGGCCTGCCAGGTCTGCCTCCCTAGCAGTCTTAGTCCAGGGcatttccccagcctctgcctgttCTCCAGGCCAAGTGTTGGGGAACACTGAGCTCTTTAGGCCGCTTCTCCTATGAAACTCTTTGAAGCAGCTCTGCTCTTTCCTGGAAACTAGGAACACTGAGCAATGACCATGACTTCTTCTTGCTTCCAACTTTCAGTGCTGGGTCAGGTGTCCAGGCGCATGTCCCTAGCTAGGAAATCCTACCTGTATTGTACGTGTCCCATCTGCTGACTTATGTGTCCTGTACTGTCCATGTGAGTGTGGGAGGGCCCTGTGTTCCTGGCCCAGTGTCTGTTGGTTCATGTGCCCTGTGGGGTTGCCCGCCTTCAAGTGACCAGGACTAATGGGCCTTAGGTTTACAGATGTAGCAGAAGACACTGGCCATGGCCCTTAGGCTGTGGAACCTGGCTAATCCCCACTGGGTTCCTCCCCAGGCTGAGGTCTGCTCAGGGACCGTGGCTGACGTGCTCCAGTCTGTGGTTGGTGGAGCTGATGGCTGCATATTTTCCTTCGGCCACATGAGCCTTGGTAAGTGCTGTCACTCCTGTGCACCCATGCTGCCTTCTAGCTGTCGTCGTCCACCCCCCAGCAGGCATGTTGCTGCCATCGCTGAGCCTAGCCCTGGTTGAGGTTCTCCATGTGGATGTGGGAGTGGGTGTCTCACAGCAAAGCTGGGGCAGGCAgagccagaaggcagaggcctcagagtgGCTGGGTGTGGTATCAAGACCATCTGGGTTGGTCCTAGGACCCTGGGCACGTTTCTGAGCCTGGAAGTGTTCTTGAGGACAGGTTGTGGAGAGTTAGCGGTGGTTCTCACATGCCGCTGTCTCCCAGGGAAGTCATATACCATGATTGGAAAGGACAGCTCACCCCAGAGCCTGGGCATCGTGCCCTGTGCTATCTCCTGGCTCTTCAGGCTCATTGATGAGCGCAGGGAAAGGATGGGCACACGCTTCTCCATCCGTGTGTCTGCTGTGGAAGTGTGCGGCCATGACCAGAGTCTGCGGGATCTGCTTGCTGAGGTGGCTTCCGGTAGCCTTCAGGACACCCAGTCTCCAGGCGTGTATCTGCGGGAAGACCCCGTGTGTGGGACACAGGTACGCCAGTGCTTTCAGCCTTTCTGGAAttatggaggagggagagggagcactTTGCTTGGTCTCAAGCCACTAAATACATGCGTCCTCCACCTTTTCTCTCACAGCTCCAGAACCAGAATGAGCTGCGGGCACCCACAGCAGAGAAAGCAGCCTTCTACCTGGATGCGGCCTTGGCAGCCCGCAGCGCTAGTCGTGCCGGCTCCGGGGAGGACACCCGGCGCAGCTCTCACATGCTCTTCACGTTGCACGTGTACCAGTATCGTGTGGAGAAGTGTGGCCAAGGAGGAAGTAGGTGCATGGTGTTACGGGGCACTTCCAGGCAGTTGCCAGCCCACTGAGGGGGACCTTGTGGGCATCTCTGCCTGCATGGGTGGGTGCCCAGACCTCTGCCCTGCTTGTACTGTTTTCAGTGTCTGGAGGTCGCAGCCGCCTGCACCTCATCGACCTGGGCAGCTGTGAGACAGCACTCAGCAGAGGCGGGGAGGCTTCTGGAGGACCCCTGTGTCTGTCGCTGTCCGCTCTGGGCAGTGTCATCCTGGCCCTGGTCAATGGGGCCAAGCATGTGCCCTACAGGTGAGTATGGGAGCAGGCACAAACAGGGTGACCTCTGGGGAGCTGGCTATTTTGATGTCTGGTATTTCTGGGGGCCTCAGTTCAGGACCAGCAGTGTGTCCTGGAGCTTTGGGTGCAGGGACAGGTGCAAGGTTATAGGTTCAAGGGCACAGTGAGAGCTTCAGGCATAGCCCCTATCCCCCAGCCTAGTGGTCTACGCCTCACCTGGCCTTCCACCTAGATGGcccctcaccccagcctctgagCACCTTCTTGGCTTGTAGGGACCACAGACTCACCATGCTGCTGCGGGAGTCCCTGGCTACTACCAACTGCCGAACCACTATGATAGCACACATCTCCGACTCACCAGCCCACCACGCAGAGACCCTCAGCACTGTGCAGCTGGCTGCCCGCATCCACCGCCTGCGCAGGAAGAAGGGCAAGGTAAGCCCCGGCTCTTGCTCCTTCTTGAAGGCCCTCAGGCTCCCACATCCTCCATAGACCCCATCTCTGGATGTCAGGGAGAGGAGGCATAGATGTGCTTATCTGTGGGTGAGTCTCTTATGCCTCCAGAGAAGAGCCCAGGCCCAAGTCCCTGGCACACTGGGCAGGGGTGGAACTGTTTACAATAGGGTTTATGTTGTAGGGGGACATGAACACCATCTCAGCAGGAGACTTCTCAGGAATGCTGGGTGTCCTGAGGTTACTGCCCTGGGTCTGAATGCTGCACTTGGTGAAACATGGCCTTTTCTGCCTGAGCTCCCTCTCCAACCTGTGACATGGTCCATGATCACCTCTCAGAACTCCCCAGAAGGCCCCCTTCTATTCTGTGCCCTGTGGTGTAATTCCTTGCTCAGCTGCTACCATCTCACAGAGTTTACACTCTTACGTTGAGAGGGCAGAGTCCAAGGAAGAGATGAGATGGAGACCAGGGCTGCATGCAGACAGGGTGAGTCCACTCACAAGGGCCTGTCCTTCTGCCCTCAGTATGCATCCAGCTCCTCGGGAGGGGAGAGCTCCTGCGAAGAGGGCCGGGCCCGCCGTCCCCCACACCTGCGACCCTTCCACCCACGCACCATGGTCCTGGACGCTGACCGCTCGGCTCCTGGCCTGTCTGGAGACCCCGACTACTCATCCAGCAGTGAGCAGTCCTGTGACACAGTCATCTATGTGGGTCCTGGCGGGGCAGCGCTGTCAGACCGCGAGCTCACCGACAATGAGGGCCCACCTGACTTTGTGCCCATCATTCCTGCGCTGAGCCGCCGCAGGCCCTCCGAGGGACCCCGGGATGCCGACCACTTCCGCTGCAGTACATTTGCGGAGCTGCAGGAACGTCTTGAGTGCATAGATGGCAGTGAGGGATTCCCTGGTCTCCAGGGTGGCTCTGACGCAGCCCAAGCCAGTCCCGCCAGAGGAGGCAGGAAACCCTCGCTACCAGAGGCCACGTCCCCCAGGAAGGCTATGGGCCCTCCTATGGTCACCAGTTCCCCTCGAAGCAGCCCTGGGCAAGATACTCACCGGAGCACCTCAGAGGCCTCTAAAACTGGTACCCAGAGTGATCAGAGAGTAGATGGTACCCGGCCTGAGCCACCTGCCCCAGACAAGACTGCAGGAGGTGGCTGCAGGAGGCCACTGCCCAGTCCAGCTCCTCCACCGCCTCGGCAACCAGAAGCTCGCGGTGTCCCCACCGAACCTGTGGGAGAAGGCCCTGACGGTGTGATGCGGACACCCCCCGTGGGTATGAGTGGGCAGATGGCCTTGTCCCCACTGCTATCGGACACACCTTATCCTTGTCCATCTGCTCGTGGACGCCATCTGGAGCGGGGCTTGCTGACCACCACAGTTACCCTGCAGCAGCCAGTGGAGCTGAATGGCGAGGATGAGCTGGTGTTCACAGTGGTAGAGGAGCTACCTCTGGGGGGACTTGCAGGGGCCACACGGCCTTCCAGTCTGGCCAGTTTGGGCAGTGACTGTTCCATGCAGGCCTTGGCCTCAGGCTCAAGGCCAGTCAGCATCATCAGCAGTATCAATGATGAGTTTGACGCCTATACCTCACAGGTTAGTGAGGGCCCAGGAGACCCTGGGGAGCTCATAGAGGGAACGGCATGGCCTGGTGGCAGTCCAGCCTCATCAATTGGCTCCTGGCTCAGCGATGTTGGTGTCTGCTTGGTTGAAAGCCGTGGTTCCACACCACAGCCTCCCTTCAGCCCTGACTCTGCAGCAGGGCCTGGTCCACCAGAGTTTCCTACCCCAAGCGGCTCCCTAGACGACAGCAAGTTGAGGTCCTCAGAGTGTGGAAGACCAGACAATCCTGGCTCAGCCCGGTGTCCCCACCCTGTGGAGGCAGTCACAGCAACTCAGACACGATCCAGCAGAGAGCCTCGGGCTGGGTCTCCGCATGAGGCAGCCTCAACCCAAACCATCCACTCCAGTCTTCCCCGGAAACCCAGGACTACCTCAACCAACCGTGTTCGCCCCAGCCGGAGTCCATACAGCCCCGGAGGCCTGTTTGAGGACCCTTGGCTTCTCCGGGCAGAGGACTGTGACACACACCAGATGGCTTCCACAGGCAGCATCCCAAGCCCAACCCCAGGCTCCCCTCGACTGCCCGAGGCTCAGATAATGCTGGCTTGTGCCCAGAGAGTGGTGGATGGGTGTGAGGTGACAACCAGAGTGTCCCGGAGGCCAGAAGCTGTGGCTCGGATCCCACCTCTGCGGAGAGGAGCCACCACGCTGGGAGTGACCACACCTGCTGCGTCCTGTGGGGACTCTCCAGTGGAGACAGTGGTCCACTCAGGAAGCCTGAAGACCAACTCCAGCAGTAAGAAGAATGTGTCTCCCAAGGGGGCCTTCTTTCCAA
The Microtus ochrogaster isolate Prairie Vole_2 chromosome 1, MicOch1.0, whole genome shotgun sequence DNA segment above includes these coding regions:
- the Kif26a gene encoding kinesin-like protein KIF26A isoform X3; translated protein: MLSSLHAFPFVAAVCLHHTFCLAVRPPPPHVVVPSSCPHLRCSALALGRLLLACPGSASGRSWQWLSRWTEPCHGSWWDGGAKSRAGLLRQAEAAVAAVAVADTVRDCPPAAGPDGMSKAWGRGAACTSALVTPAPGPSAGGSTGPSAAASFFIRAAQKLSLASKRKKHHPPPAPTTRGTSTYPTDFSGTLQLWPPPVPPCLLRAASKAKENPSSFGKVKVMLRIWPAQGVQRSAESTSYLKVDPRKKQVTLYDPAAGPPGCAGLRHAPTAPVPKMFAFDAIFPQDSEQAEVCSGTVADVLQSVVGGADGCIFSFGHMSLGKSYTMIGKDSSPQSLGIVPCAISWLFRLIDERRERMGTRFSIRVSAVEVCGHDQSLRDLLAEVASGSLQDTQSPGVYLREDPVCGTQLQNQNELRAPTAEKAAFYLDAALAARSASRAGSGEDTRRSSHMLFTLHVYQYRVEKCGQGGMSGGRSRLHLIDLGSCETALSRGGEASGGPLCLSLSALGSVILALVNGAKHVPYRDHRLTMLLRESLATTNCRTTMIAHISDSPAHHAETLSTVQLAARIHRLRRKKGKYASSSSGGESSCEEGRARRPPHLRPFHPRTMVLDADRSAPGLSGDPDYSSSSEQSCDTVIYVGPGGAALSDRELTDNEGPPDFVPIIPALSRRRPSEGPRDADHFRCSTFAELQERLECIDGSEGFPGLQGGSDAAQASPARGGRKPSLPEATSPRKAMGPPMVTSSPRSSPGQDTHRSTSEASKTGTQSDQRVDGTRPEPPAPDKTAGGGCRRPLPSPAPPPPRQPEARGVPTEPVGEGPDGVMRTPPVGMSGQMALSPLLSDTPYPCPSARGRHLERGLLTTTVTLQQPVELNGEDELVFTVVEELPLGGLAGATRPSSLASLGSDCSMQALASGSRPVSIISSINDEFDAYTSQVSEGPGDPGELIEGTAWPGGSPASSIGSWLSDVGVCLVESRGSTPQPPFSPDSAAGPGPPEFPTPSGSLDDSKLRSSECGRPDNPGSARCPHPVEAVTATQTRSSREPRAGSPHEAASTQTIHSSLPRKPRTTSTNRVRPSRSPYSPGGLFEDPWLLRAEDCDTHQMASTGSIPSPTPGSPRLPEAQIMLACAQRVVDGCEVTTRVSRRPEAVARIPPLRRGATTLGVTTPAASCGDSPVETVVHSGSLKTNSSSKKNVSPKGAFFPRPSGAGPPAPPVRKSSLEQSTALTPTQALGLTRAGAASAFRGDDEARPSGRSDYSVPKATSSLKTRAGKMEVAHRPPGHMSLERYEGLTHGGSKVREVPGRPPRAVPRLGVPPASPPLGPAPACRSSPAKGVGASKPPAGGAKGRNLGTSTSRALGAPVAGKTSGPVPGSRTAPRAAPGIGTKAGRGTIMGTKQAFRAAHSRVHELAASGSPGRGGLSWGSTDSDSGNDSGVNLAEERQPVSPALPSPYSKVTAPRRPQRYSSGHGSDNSSVLSGELPPAMGRTALFYHSGGSSGYESMLRDSEATGSASSAPDSMSESGTASPGARSRSLKSPKKRATGLQRRRLIPAPLPDAAALGRKPSLPGQWVDLPPPLAGSLKEPFEIKVYEIDDVERLQRHRLPPREDEAKPSQDVEKGPVCISSKLRLAERRQQRLQEVQAKRDHLCEELAETQGRLMVEPGRWLEQFEVDPELEPESAEYLVALEQATAALEQCVNLCKAHVMMVTCFDIGVAATTAVPGPQEVDV